The segment GCCTTTGTTTATTGTTTGCTTTTTATGATTATGGTCTATATTGGGATCTCCGCTATATACCGCTTGTATTGGCGATTCTTTATGGGGGACCTAAAGCGGGGATTATCGTTCTGGCTGCCATTCTTGGAACGAGGACGTATCTTGGAGGAGATGCACTGACCTTTGGTTATATCAGTGGGCTTGTAGCTGCTTCTGTTCCATTTCTATTTCTAAGACGATTCAATCGAATAGAAACAAAGAAAAAGAGAATAGGCCTCGCGGTATTGGTGGGTCTCTGGCCTAACTTTGTCATGCTGTCGATACTGATTGCCTATCTGTTGACTCAACCTGCTAATGCAAGTGAAGGGCCAAATCTTGTCCTCTACATACTTCTGTTCGGACTTATTCAAGTGGTTGGTGTTGGCTTTGCTTCTATGCTGCACGAAGCAGTGTTGGAGCGTGAATTGATGAAGCAGGAGATACGACGGGCCGAGAAACTGAATACATTAGGGGAGCTTGCCGCTTCTATCGCACATGAGGTCCGAAACCCACTGACGGTTGTGAAGGGATTCTTGCAGCTCATGCACAAGGAAGACAAGGGGAAAAATTTTCAGTACACCGGACTTATACTAAGCGAGCTGGCCAGGGCAGAATCCATCATCAACGATTATCTTAACTTCGCTAAACCGGAGTTCAAGAAGATAGAAAAAGTGGATTTGGGCGAATTACTGAAGGATGTAAAGATGCTGCTGAATCCACTTGCCATAAAGGATGGCATCCATCTAGAAAGTTATCTCGAGAAAAATGTCTTTATGGAAACGGATAAAAATCAGTTCAAGCAAGCACTTGTCAATATATTAAAGAACGCGATCGAGGCGACCCCTCAGGATGGTCGGGTGTATATCAAACTGCTCTCAAATCAGCAGGAAGGCATTCAAATTGTCATAAAGGATACCGGAAAAGGGATGACAAAGGAACAGGTTTCCCGAATCGGTACGTTGTTCTATACAACCAAGGATAAGGGAACTGGACTTGGGACCACGGTATCGATGCGGATCATTGACACGATGAATGGTAAAGTGACGTATTCGAGTGAGCTCGGAAAAGGGACGGAAGTGAAAATCTCCTTTCCACCTGTCCGTCAGGAGTAGCGGGAGAGGGAAGCTTCTGTCGTAGGGTGAAAATCAAAGAGAGAAAGGCGAGCTAACGCTTTCTCTCTGCTTCATGCACACTATATTTTATAGTTTTTTCAATGGCTTATCTGCAGGACCTTCGAGGACATCGCCGTGTATCGAGAATCTTGAGCCATGGCATGGGCAGTCCCAGCTTCTGTCACCATGATTCCATTCCACTTCGCAACCAAGATGTGTACATGTCGTATCCACACAGAACACGTCGCCTTTATCATCTTTATATGCTCCAGCGCGACGTCCATTAATCGAGACAACCCCACCTTCATCAAGACTTAGCTCCTCAGGGCTTTTGGTTGGACGATCAAGCTTTCCTTCAATTAAGTGGCCGGCCACATCCATATTGGTGCTGATGAATTTCTTCAAACTAGGATCGGCTACAAAGCGGGATGGGGAGAACAGGTTTTCATACTTGTTTTCTCTTCCAAGTATTAAATCCTGAATCAACAGTGCCGCTACCGTTCCATTTGTCATGCCCCACTTACGGTAACCTGTGGCAATTAGAATATTAGGATGGCCTGAAGTGATCCGTCCGATATAAGGGACCTTGTCTAGTGTATATAGATCCTGCGCCGACCAGCGATAAAGGATTTCTTTAATCCCAAGCACTTCCTCTCCGAAAGTTCTCAAGGCTTCATAATGCTTCAAGGTATCCTGTCCTTGTCCGGTTTTATGTCCGTCACCGCCAATCAAGGCAACTTTTTCACCATTGATCGTTACATAACGTATAGATCTTGTAGGCTGTCCAGCACTGTAATACATGCCTTCCGAAAGATTTTTCTCTGTTTTAGCCGCAAGGATATATGATCTTTCGGCATACATTCTGGTGAAAAAGAACCCCATGCCATCGTAAAAAGGAAAATGGGATCCTGCAACAATGTAGTCACACTCAATTTTTGCTCCGTTTTTCGTAACAACAGCCAAACCGCGATTTTCCTCCACATCGGTTGCTACCGTATGTTCATAGATTTCTCCGCCTTTTTCCACAATGCCTTCAACAAGTACCTGCAAGTATTGCAAGGGGTGGAACTGTGCTTGGTTTTTCATCACCACGACCGATTTCGTCTTAATGTCATAGGGGATTTCATACTGTAAGTCTCCATCAATCCCAAGCTTCTGATATGCCTCAAACTCTTTTACTACCTTTTGGTCATCTTGTTCCGACTGGGAATAAATATACGCATCCTGTTGACTAAAATCACACTCAATCCGTTTTCTATCAACCAACTCTTTAATAAAGTGAAGAGCTTCTTGGTTTGCCTGGTAATAAAGTTTCGCCTTTTCCTCTCCAAGGTGCTGAATGAACTCATCATAAATGAGGCCATGCTGTGCAGTTATTTTTGCGGTGGTATGACCGGTTGTCCCATTCAGGATTTGATCGGCATCGATCAGGATGACCTTCAGCCCTTCCTGTACAAGTTGATAGGCAGTGGTAATTCCAGTGATTCCGCCTCCCACTACACACACACCTGTTTTCTTGTTGGTATTCAATGTAGGAAAAGAGCTTAGTTTTGCGGATTCCCTCCAATAAGGCTCTGGTGACTTTGGAAGTTTATTAAATTGCGCTTCATTCATACTATTTCCTCCTCTTTCTGGATAGCTATACATAATTTTTCCAAATTGAGTGAAATCATGTATCTTTTTATCGGAAATGACAAGGATATTTCTATTGGAACCTCCTATGAAAAAGGGTAGAATGGAGAATAGCGTAAAACCCCGATGAGGGTCATAAAGGAGAAAATGATGTCTACTACATTAATTAATACATTACAGCCATTCATACAAAAGCTTTGGGAAAATAGTGAGTTTGAAGCTGCTACCCCGGTCCAGGAGCAGGCGATTCCAGTCATCCTTGAAGGAAAGGATGTCCTCGTTGAATCACCGACAGGTACAGGGAAAACGTTGGCTTATCTGCTTCCGATCATCGAGCGCATCGATCTTACCAAACAGCACCCACAAGCATTGGTTGTGGCACCGTCCAAGGAACTTGCCATGCAAATTTTCGAACAGATCCAGAAATGGACAGAAGGAAGCGATATCACAGGGGCATCGTTCATCGGCGGAGCGAATGTCAAACGACAAATTGAAAAATTGAAAAAAAGACCTCAGATTCTTGTGGGAACTCCGGGAAGACTACAAGAGCTAATTCAAGCGAAGAAAATTAAAATGCATGAAGTCACGACCATGGTCATGGATGAGGCTGACCAACTATTCGTCCCAGAACACAAGAAGACAATCGAGAACATTATTAAGTCTTCGATGCAGGAAAGACAGTTGTTATTGTTCTCGGCGACGTTAAGGGAGGAGACGGAAAAGCAAGCGATCGGTTTGTTGAAGGAGCCATTAGTGATTAAGGTAACGAAGGAAGACCTGCCACCAGCACGTGTGGAGCATCTTTATACAGTAGTCGACCAACGGGACAAGGCCAATGTCTTGGCAAATTTGCTTCGTGAGCCAGGAATCAAGGCATTGGCATTTGTGCGGGATATCGGAAATCTTGCTGTATTGACGGAGAAACTTCTGTATAAACAGCTGAACGTCGGCTTTTTGCATTCCGAATCCTCCAAGCAGGAACGAGAAAATGCGATGAAGAACTTCCGAAAAGATGAGTACCCGGTATTGCTTGCGACAGATGTGGCAGCACGTGGCCTTGACATCAAAGAGCTCAGCCACGTTATCCATTATGACTTGCCGGAAGAAGTGGAAAACTATGTGCACCGTTCCGGTAGAACCGGCCGCCAAGGAGCGGAAGGGACGGTCATCTCCATTGTCAGCGAACGGGAGGAGCGTAAGCTGAAGCAATTTGCAAGAGAGCTAGGGCTGACACTTGAAAAGCGTGTCGTCTTTGGCGGGAAGCTTGTGAAGGAAGAGGACATGAAGGGTGGAAAGCCCGGAAAGTCCGGCGGTGGATCTGGAAAACCTGCTGGGAAGAAGGCTGGCCAGTCTCGTGGTCCGAAGGGTGATTTTAAGAAGAAGGCTGGAGCCAAGTCTGTCCGTACTAATAATGGCCCTTCGAATGGAGCAGTAAAGTCTAGAGGGAAGTCCAAGAAAAAGGGCCCGGTAGGTGGAGGAAAGAAGAAATAAATGTTGATAGATACCACTCCATATTGGAGTGGTATTTTTTAGAGTTTTTTTGACTTTTCTCGCTCACTTCAGGAACGCCTTTACTATTTATTTTCCGTTCGACAAAAAATACGTGCCGACACTCTTTAAATATTTTCCGTTCGACATAAAACACATTCCATTCGACATAGAGTGACATTCTATCAGTTTCCAGCCGCCTGGCACCCCATCCAAAAAGACCCGTATTAACTAGATTCCTAGAATTAAAAAGCAGCCGCCCCCAGCGACTGCCCATCACCATTTCACTTCAAAATCCTTTAACGAACTTCCCCGCTAAACCTCAATGCCTCAAATCCCCGGAACACAATATTATTCCGCCGCAAAGGTTCTCCTAGCAACTCCACCTTATGCACACGTTTCAGCAATAGGTCCAATGCGATCACCGCTTCAAGTCTAGCAAGTGGAGCACCAAGGCAAAAATGCGGTCCTGAAGCAAAGGAAAGATGCTTCACATTTTCCCTAGCCACATTGAATGTATCAGGATCTTCATTCATGGCAGGGTCACGGTTCGCCGCACCTAATGCAACCATTGCTACCTGGGCTTTTTTCAGTTGCTGCCCACCAAGCTCCATGTCCTCACCAACCCATCTTGTGGTGAGCAGGACTGGTGGATCGTAACGAAGGATTTCTTCCACTGCATTTCCAATCAAGGACGGGTCAGCCACTAGCTTCTGCATTTCCTCTGGGTGCGTCAATAACAAATGGTAGCCGTTGGTAATGAGGTTGACTGTCGTTTCATGGCCTGCTATCAAAAGTAACAAACAAGTGGCGACCAATTCGTCCTCATTCAATTTATCACCGGCATCAGATACGGTAATCAGCCCGCTCAACAAATCATCACCAGGTTTCACACGCTTCGCCTCAATCAGCTTTCGCATGTATTGATCGGCTTCCTCGAGATAAGGCGCCACTTCCTCCAGGTCTGCCTGAGTGGTATTGAAATCAATGAATGTTACAAATGAATCGGACCAGATTCGGAACCGTTCCCTGTCTTCTTTTGGTACCCCGATAAGTTCTGTTATGACCATAACCGGCAGGGAATAAGCAAAATCCCGGATAAGCTCATGTTCTTTCATCCCTTTTCTGGCATCCAAAAGGTAGTTTGCCATTTCCACAATGGTAGGTCGCAACCGTTCAGTCATTCTTGGAGTGAAAGCTTTATTCACGAGCCCCCGCAGTCTGGTGTGGTCCGGGGCGTCACGGAAAAGCATCATGTTGCGAGTCAATTGGACAACAGGCATCAATGTCTGCGGGACAGGAGGCATTCCCTCCTGAGGTACGAGGTTTCTAATCTCTTTAATAAACCTTTTATCCTTTAACACAGCTTCCACTTCCTCATAGCCTGTCACAAGCCAACCTTCAGAGTTGAAGAAATTGATCCATTGTACGGGATGGATTTCATGCGCCTGTTTGAAAAAGGCATAAGGATTTTCGATAAACGTTTTTGCAAGATCTGTTTTAACACTCAATGATATGTCCCCCTAAAAAACATCTTTCTCTTACCATTCGCTAAAAACAGGGAGAATCCTTGGAAATTCAACAAAATAGGAAAAACTTTCTACTTTTTATTACCAGATTTACCGACCTCATTTGACACTTATCTAGCAATCTATTGTAAAATGGTGTAAGAACTAAAGCATGTTTCTTTTACTTTGGCTCTTTTCTAAAAGATTCACGGCAATTGGACTTTTGCCGCGTAAATACTCTAAGCGAAGAATATCGTATTTATAGCACATCAGGGAAAAGAGCACGAAAGTTAGGAATATAACGATCATTTTACAAATACGAAAGAGCAACTAAGTTTACGAAAACAGCTTTTACTTACAAGACTGATGGAGGTCTATATAGAATGTTTTGTCACAAATGTGGAAGGAAAGTAACATCCAATGCCAATTTCTGCTTCAATTGTGGAGCGAATTTGAAGGAAGACGTGTCAGAAACGGAAGAAGAGTGGTTAGAAGGCAGAGGGAGTTCGATAAACAAGAAGAAGCGATCTACATATATGCCCATCTTACCACCTATCATCAGCCTGGTTTTGGTGGCTGGTTCTGTAGGATGGTTTTATAACCATGAGCATAACGTGAATGCAGAAGTTCTCACCATTAAGAAGGAAGCAGAGGAGCTTGCTTTGGAGGGAGAGTACGATCAGGCCAAGAATGAACTGGCGAACGCCATGGAAATGCGGCCTGAGTATCATGTATTGAGGAATAACCTTGAAGTGGTAAAGATCGCGGAAGAGGTTAATGCAGAACTGGAAGATGTGAAAGAACAGATAAAGACAAAGAAATTTGAGGAGGCGGAGAAAAATCTAACAAGGCTCCGCGAAAAGATTACAAGGCTGGATGGTCCGTTAATTCAACCATTGAAGGAGGATGTCTCCGAAAAGGATGTCATGATCAAGGTTGGGAAGATCAACAATGAACTGGATCAGCTGAAAACAGTGGATGAACTTTCAAGAAAGCTTGCCATCATCTCCTCTATCCCTTCAGAAGAAGGAAAAGCGGTGAAAGAGCAAATCCTGAATCGTATTGTGCAGCTGACCGTGGAGGAAGCGGAAGAGAAAATCGAGCAGAAGCAGTTTACCAATGCAATGACACTTGCGGATAGAGGCTTGCAATATGCGGTGAACGATAAGCGTTTGCTGTCCCTGAAAGAGAAAGTTGATCAATCGAGACAGGAGTTTGAACAGGCTGAGTTTGATAGAATCGAGAAGGCCATGGAAGCAGCGGCCAAGGAAGATCTGAAGAACAAGAACGCTGCCCTTGAAATAGAGAAATTAAAAGTGGAAGAGGATGAAGTGGGTGGACTGACCATCGCTGGTGAAGTGAAAAATATTGTGTCCGCAAGCGTTTCATCCATCACCGTCTACTATAATATTCTGAGCAAGGACAAGAACGTACTCGATACCGGCTTTACAACCGTCTACCCGTTTAAGCTGGAAACAGGAAAAAAAGGAAAGTTCGAAGATTACTATTATGGTGTTTTTGAAGATGTAACGGTTGAGATTGAGAACATCACATGGGTGGTAGAGGAGTAAACAGTTCGTATTGAAACGGAAATAAAGAAGGTGTAGGAATGAATGTTAAATGGTTTTTAAGTATCATCATGACCATTATTTTGATAAGCGGAGGGATCATCGGGTATTTTCATATAAAAAATACCGTCCCGGCCCAACTGACGGCACCGTCCAAGCTTTACCTGGAGTCGGAAGTGAAAGAAAAGGAAAATGTCCCGCAGGCGCTGAAGGAGATCATCTTTGAATCTCAAAAGCTGGTCGTCAAAATTGAATTGCCGGATGGCTCGTTCGGCTCTGGTTTTTTATACAACGATAAAGGCGATGTGGTAACGAATGCCCATGTCGTTGCTAATGCTAAAGAAGTCAAAATAACCTCTGCCGATTCAAAGGAATTGACAGGAGAAGTAATTGGCATCAGCATCGATACAGATGTGGCGGTTATACGCGTTCCGGAACTAGAAGGCACCAAGCCATTCAGAATAGCCGAAACTAGAAAAGCGGAGCTCGGAGATGATGTCATCGCACTTGGAAGTCCATTGGGCTTACAAAATACAGTCACTACCGGAATCATCAGCGGTACCGGCCGGGAATTTGAAATCGACTCTTTCAAATATGAAGATGTCTTTCAAATATCTGCGCCGATCGCTCCGGGTAACAGTGGAGGGCCTCTCATTGATACCAAGACAGGGGAAGTAGTCGGGATCAATTCTGCGACCATGGATCAGGGCGTCATCGGGTTCAGCATCCCTTTGGTGAATGTGATGCCGTTGATTAAGAGTTGGTCTGAATCCCCGATGGAATCCTTGCCTAGAATAGGAACAAATGCACCAGGAAACAGTGCAGGGGAAACCTCTACAAACGTCGACATTGCCGATTATCTCGTGAACTATTTTTACGAAAGCATCAATTACCGCGATTATGTGACAGCCTACTCTTTGCTAGGCAGCAGTTGGCAGTCCAAGACGTCCTATGAAGATTTCCGTTCGGGTTATTTGGATTTCCTCACCATTGAAGTGGACGATCTTTTGACCAAGCAAAACGGTAATAACGTGGAGGTCATCACCGTCATTACTGCTCAGGAACGCTCGGAAAAGGGCGTGTCCTATAAAAAATTCAAGGTAACCTTTGAGTTGGGGCTTGAGAATGATCAGATGAAGATCCTTTCGGAAAAGCGGGAGAGTATGGAATAGATTGAATGGAAAGGGTCCTGGCAAATGGTATGCCAGGACCCTTATCTTTTAACTTATGCTTTGAATAACCTGTTTCTAGCTGGTGATTGGAGCAAAAGGCGTAGACTTCAGCGGGAGAGTAGCGACAATCTTGTGACCCCTCAAGTGTTGCGAGGAGGCTCAAGGTCGCCCTCTGGATAAGCGAAGCCTATTGCGGAAATCAACAGCGACGTTTAACAGAGCCAAACTTATAAATATTAGGAATCAGCAGCTGTATCACTTTTACTGAAATAATAGGTAAGTAATGCAGTGATGATCATGATGGGAATAGCATAAAACTGTCCGACGAAAAGTTTCCAGGCCAATACATCATGTCCTTCAGATGCAGGCTGGAATACAACAATAATACAAACAACCAAATACGCTATGATTGGTATCAACCATTTTTTCATCATTGTTCCTCGCAATGCGTTTTGTGTGGTGGGAGACTGTCTTCCGGTTGAAGGATGACATGGATATTTTAACATATATACCCAATGTGGTCTTTATTTTCTTTTTATAGAATGTGCTTTAACCAATCACGCGTCTTGCACCAATAATTTTTGTTTTCCAATAAGGGGTAAGGGATGCAATAGCAACTTTCTTTTCCACCCTTGATGTGTGCAAGATGGAATTACTACCAAGGAAGATGGCGACATGACCGATTTTTTGAATGCCCGTTAACTTTTGCCTCTTGGGAGTTGTGAAGAAAAGGAGATCTCCCCGTCTGACACTGGAGAGTGGAACAGGATTTCCGACTTGGAATTGCTGGCGTGAGGTTCTTGGTAGGGAAATGCCATGTGTTGCATATACATATTGAACAAACGAACTGCAATCAAACCTGTCCGTCCTACCGGATGCTGCACCGAATAAATAAGGCGTACCAATATACTTTTTGCCGGTTTTAATAATTTGCTTATGTTTTCATAAAGTCATTTGAAGGGACACCCCTTTCTATTTCCTGCTATATTAGTAGATGTAAAATGATAGAAAATGCTTGGA is part of the Sutcliffiella sp. FSL R7-0096 genome and harbors:
- a CDS encoding ATP-binding protein, translating into MLAEKLLLHVLIILAPVLIYYVVSENRRFGQSPYFIGILQGLSASLCLLFAFYDYGLYWDLRYIPLVLAILYGGPKAGIIVLAAILGTRTYLGGDALTFGYISGLVAASVPFLFLRRFNRIETKKKRIGLAVLVGLWPNFVMLSILIAYLLTQPANASEGPNLVLYILLFGLIQVVGVGFASMLHEAVLERELMKQEIRRAEKLNTLGELAASIAHEVRNPLTVVKGFLQLMHKEDKGKNFQYTGLILSELARAESIINDYLNFAKPEFKKIEKVDLGELLKDVKMLLNPLAIKDGIHLESYLEKNVFMETDKNQFKQALVNILKNAIEATPQDGRVYIKLLSNQQEGIQIVIKDTGKGMTKEQVSRIGTLFYTTKDKGTGLGTTVSMRIIDTMNGKVTYSSELGKGTEVKISFPPVRQE
- a CDS encoding FAD-dependent oxidoreductase gives rise to the protein MNEAQFNKLPKSPEPYWRESAKLSSFPTLNTNKKTGVCVVGGGITGITTAYQLVQEGLKVILIDADQILNGTTGHTTAKITAQHGLIYDEFIQHLGEEKAKLYYQANQEALHFIKELVDRKRIECDFSQQDAYIYSQSEQDDQKVVKEFEAYQKLGIDGDLQYEIPYDIKTKSVVVMKNQAQFHPLQYLQVLVEGIVEKGGEIYEHTVATDVEENRGLAVVTKNGAKIECDYIVAGSHFPFYDGMGFFFTRMYAERSYILAAKTEKNLSEGMYYSAGQPTRSIRYVTINGEKVALIGGDGHKTGQGQDTLKHYEALRTFGEEVLGIKEILYRWSAQDLYTLDKVPYIGRITSGHPNILIATGYRKWGMTNGTVAALLIQDLILGRENKYENLFSPSRFVADPSLKKFISTNMDVAGHLIEGKLDRPTKSPEELSLDEGGVVSINGRRAGAYKDDKGDVFCVDTTCTHLGCEVEWNHGDRSWDCPCHGSRFSIHGDVLEGPADKPLKKL
- a CDS encoding DEAD/DEAH box helicase; the protein is MRVIKEKMMSTTLINTLQPFIQKLWENSEFEAATPVQEQAIPVILEGKDVLVESPTGTGKTLAYLLPIIERIDLTKQHPQALVVAPSKELAMQIFEQIQKWTEGSDITGASFIGGANVKRQIEKLKKRPQILVGTPGRLQELIQAKKIKMHEVTTMVMDEADQLFVPEHKKTIENIIKSSMQERQLLLFSATLREETEKQAIGLLKEPLVIKVTKEDLPPARVEHLYTVVDQRDKANVLANLLREPGIKALAFVRDIGNLAVLTEKLLYKQLNVGFLHSESSKQERENAMKNFRKDEYPVLLATDVAARGLDIKELSHVIHYDLPEEVENYVHRSGRTGRQGAEGTVISIVSEREERKLKQFARELGLTLEKRVVFGGKLVKEEDMKGGKPGKSGGGSGKPAGKKAGQSRGPKGDFKKKAGAKSVRTNNGPSNGAVKSRGKSKKKGPVGGGKKK
- a CDS encoding cytochrome P450 translates to MSVKTDLAKTFIENPYAFFKQAHEIHPVQWINFFNSEGWLVTGYEEVEAVLKDKRFIKEIRNLVPQEGMPPVPQTLMPVVQLTRNMMLFRDAPDHTRLRGLVNKAFTPRMTERLRPTIVEMANYLLDARKGMKEHELIRDFAYSLPVMVITELIGVPKEDRERFRIWSDSFVTFIDFNTTQADLEEVAPYLEEADQYMRKLIEAKRVKPGDDLLSGLITVSDAGDKLNEDELVATCLLLLIAGHETTVNLITNGYHLLLTHPEEMQKLVADPSLIGNAVEEILRYDPPVLLTTRWVGEDMELGGQQLKKAQVAMVALGAANRDPAMNEDPDTFNVARENVKHLSFASGPHFCLGAPLARLEAVIALDLLLKRVHKVELLGEPLRRNNIVFRGFEALRFSGEVR
- a CDS encoding zinc-ribbon domain-containing protein; the protein is MFCHKCGRKVTSNANFCFNCGANLKEDVSETEEEWLEGRGSSINKKKRSTYMPILPPIISLVLVAGSVGWFYNHEHNVNAEVLTIKKEAEELALEGEYDQAKNELANAMEMRPEYHVLRNNLEVVKIAEEVNAELEDVKEQIKTKKFEEAEKNLTRLREKITRLDGPLIQPLKEDVSEKDVMIKVGKINNELDQLKTVDELSRKLAIISSIPSEEGKAVKEQILNRIVQLTVEEAEEKIEQKQFTNAMTLADRGLQYAVNDKRLLSLKEKVDQSRQEFEQAEFDRIEKAMEAAAKEDLKNKNAALEIEKLKVEEDEVGGLTIAGEVKNIVSASVSSITVYYNILSKDKNVLDTGFTTVYPFKLETGKKGKFEDYYYGVFEDVTVEIENITWVVEE
- a CDS encoding trypsin-like peptidase domain-containing protein, translated to MNVKWFLSIIMTIILISGGIIGYFHIKNTVPAQLTAPSKLYLESEVKEKENVPQALKEIIFESQKLVVKIELPDGSFGSGFLYNDKGDVVTNAHVVANAKEVKITSADSKELTGEVIGISIDTDVAVIRVPELEGTKPFRIAETRKAELGDDVIALGSPLGLQNTVTTGIISGTGREFEIDSFKYEDVFQISAPIAPGNSGGPLIDTKTGEVVGINSATMDQGVIGFSIPLVNVMPLIKSWSESPMESLPRIGTNAPGNSAGETSTNVDIADYLVNYFYESINYRDYVTAYSLLGSSWQSKTSYEDFRSGYLDFLTIEVDDLLTKQNGNNVEVITVITAQERSEKGVSYKKFKVTFELGLENDQMKILSEKRESME
- a CDS encoding DUF4017 family protein, coding for MKKWLIPIIAYLVVCIIVVFQPASEGHDVLAWKLFVGQFYAIPIMIITALLTYYFSKSDTAADS